From a single Bacillus pseudomycoides DSM 12442 genomic region:
- a CDS encoding D-alanyl-D-alanine carboxypeptidase family protein, whose translation MKRLGWGSVTILCAIILGSCWFFFQGSILEKNGINVSKAKEKMTIDGPPLQVAELPKTGLTEKMIPQKYVPVVEAKAAMIIDASNGQVMYKNNEEELLAPASMSKMMTAYILLENIHKGKVHWEDQVKISAKSAQAEGARIPVQTGDVLTVKDLYHALMIQSANNSAVALAEHIAKTEQDFAHLMNQTAKQLELSEATKFVNASGLQEPDGSETKMTVADVAKLAYHLVTDYPEILDVTHLRQSQLAFKSTMVTSTNEMLNPANQGLYLEGMDGLKTGFTDSAGYCFTGTAKQGDKRLVTVVMGTKSQMKRFTETHKLMSYGFEIVK comes from the coding sequence ATGAAAAGGTTAGGATGGGGAAGTGTAACAATACTCTGTGCTATTATTTTAGGTTCATGTTGGTTCTTTTTCCAAGGGAGTATTCTAGAGAAGAATGGTATTAATGTTTCCAAAGCAAAAGAAAAAATGACAATAGATGGTCCGCCCCTACAAGTAGCAGAGTTACCAAAAACAGGATTAACTGAAAAGATGATCCCACAAAAATATGTACCAGTAGTTGAAGCGAAAGCAGCAATGATCATTGATGCAAGTAATGGGCAAGTCATGTATAAAAACAATGAAGAAGAGCTACTTGCCCCGGCGAGTATGTCAAAGATGATGACAGCATATATTCTTTTAGAAAACATACATAAAGGAAAGGTCCATTGGGAAGATCAAGTGAAAATAAGTGCGAAATCGGCACAAGCAGAAGGTGCGAGAATTCCGGTACAAACGGGGGATGTATTAACGGTTAAAGACCTATACCATGCGTTAATGATCCAATCGGCCAACAATTCTGCAGTTGCTTTAGCGGAACATATAGCAAAAACTGAGCAAGATTTTGCCCATCTTATGAATCAAACAGCGAAACAACTGGAGTTATCAGAAGCAACCAAGTTTGTAAATGCTTCTGGATTGCAAGAGCCTGATGGAAGTGAAACGAAGATGACTGTAGCTGATGTAGCGAAGTTAGCGTATCACCTTGTAACAGATTACCCGGAGATATTAGATGTTACACATTTACGTCAAAGTCAGTTAGCATTTAAAAGCACGATGGTTACGAGTACGAATGAAATGTTGAATCCGGCCAACCAAGGACTTTACTTAGAAGGAATGGATGGACTGAAAACAGGCTTCACTGATAGTGCGGGTTATTGCTTTACTGGGACTGCCAAACAAGGTGATAAGCGACTTGTAACAGTTGTTATGGGTACGAAGAGCCAAATGAAACGTTTTACAGAAACGCATAAACTAATGTCCTATGGTTTCGAGATTGTTAAGTAG
- a CDS encoding nitroreductase family protein, which produces MAKDFYSAIEDRRSIYAISKEQVVSDEKIQEVVNHAVKYTPSSFNSQSARVVVLLGEQHDKLWDITKETLRKIVPENNFAPTKEKMNAFKSGYGTVLYFEDSKVIENLQEKFALYKDNFPTWSQQSSGMLQFVIWTALEIEGFGATLQHYNPLIDEEVRKEWDIPETWKLIAQMPFGKPVAPAGEKEFQPLETRVKFHK; this is translated from the coding sequence ATGGCAAAAGATTTTTATTCAGCAATTGAAGACAGAAGATCAATTTATGCAATTAGTAAAGAGCAAGTTGTTTCTGATGAGAAAATTCAAGAAGTAGTGAATCATGCCGTAAAGTATACACCTTCATCTTTTAATTCTCAGAGTGCAAGGGTTGTTGTGTTATTAGGAGAACAACATGATAAACTATGGGATATTACGAAAGAAACATTACGAAAAATTGTACCAGAAAATAATTTTGCACCAACCAAAGAAAAAATGAACGCATTTAAAAGTGGCTATGGAACAGTTTTATATTTTGAAGACAGCAAAGTAATAGAAAATCTTCAAGAAAAGTTTGCATTATATAAAGACAATTTCCCGACTTGGTCCCAGCAATCATCAGGAATGCTACAGTTTGTGATTTGGACAGCATTAGAAATTGAAGGGTTTGGTGCAACGCTGCAACATTATAACCCATTAATTGATGAAGAAGTCAGAAAAGAATGGGATATTCCAGAGACTTGGAAGCTGATCGCTCAAATGCCATTTGGTAAGCCAGTTGCGCCAGCAGGTGAAAAAGAATTTCAGCCGTTAGAAACTCGTGTGAAATTTCATAAATAA
- a CDS encoding sulfite exporter TauE/SafE family protein produces the protein MEDINLYTMFFLIASGFLAAFIDSVVGGGGLISIPALLFTGLPPSTAIATNKLASSMGSLMSTISFIRSGNVNFKLVSKLFSLTFIGAILGAFVVKHISSEILKPLVLVLLIAVAIYTIMKKEWGKDASYNGMSVKKRVIFSSVIFIIGFYDGFFGAGTGSFLLFTFLIIGFDFVQSAGNAKVLNFGSNIAALIIFLYLDVVNFAYGLPMGVAMIFGAFVGSNFAIKKGVSYVRILFIIVTLLLISKNILDYLGFFD, from the coding sequence ATGGAGGACATCAATCTTTATACAATGTTTTTTTTAATTGCTTCAGGTTTTTTAGCTGCCTTTATCGATTCTGTTGTAGGTGGCGGTGGATTAATTTCTATACCAGCTTTATTATTCACCGGCCTCCCACCTTCAACAGCTATTGCAACTAATAAACTGGCAAGCTCAATGGGATCACTTATGAGTACCATTTCATTTATTCGATCTGGAAATGTGAATTTCAAATTGGTCTCTAAGCTATTCTCTTTAACTTTTATCGGGGCTATACTTGGCGCCTTTGTAGTCAAACACATTTCATCTGAAATATTAAAACCATTAGTACTTGTTCTATTAATTGCCGTTGCGATTTATACGATTATGAAAAAAGAGTGGGGAAAAGATGCAAGTTATAATGGAATGAGTGTAAAAAAAAGAGTTATCTTCTCTTCTGTTATTTTTATCATTGGATTTTATGATGGATTTTTCGGGGCAGGAACAGGATCCTTTTTGTTATTTACATTTTTGATCATTGGATTTGATTTTGTGCAATCAGCTGGAAATGCCAAAGTTTTAAATTTTGGTAGTAACATCGCTGCACTTATCATTTTTCTTTATTTAGATGTTGTTAATTTTGCATATGGACTTCCAATGGGAGTTGCAATGATTTTCGGGGCTTTCGTAGGCTCAAATTTCGCTATAAAAAAAGGAGTATCTTACGTACGAATTTTATTTATCATTGTAACGTTACTCCTTATCAGTAAAAATATTTTAGATTATTTAGGCTTTTTTGATTGA
- a CDS encoding TrmB family transcriptional regulator: MEDLLQKIQMLGLNQYETKAYVSLVQQGASSAYQVSKNSGVPRARIYEILNTLEQKGIVMKEEINEAVQYSPLPVDVFLEAVREKWEETYTYVEKELKVFEKKEPEVDPRVTTLKGEENILAFCRILIRRAKKKIILSIWDTMYEKLLVDLKEKERECSLKGIVCEVDDPLQGLEIHRKTSYVNNIGSHKWFILSIDGKEMVYGHSIEQKGNAFYTDDPVHIYLLENYIWHDILVNRLVRDSDQNMDSWIAPEREKFFFI; this comes from the coding sequence ATGGAAGATTTACTACAAAAAATTCAAATGCTTGGCTTAAATCAATATGAAACAAAAGCCTATGTTTCATTAGTTCAACAAGGAGCTTCTAGTGCTTATCAAGTTAGCAAAAATTCTGGAGTCCCTCGTGCACGTATATATGAAATATTGAATACCCTTGAACAAAAAGGCATTGTAATGAAGGAAGAAATAAATGAAGCAGTACAATATTCTCCTTTACCTGTAGATGTGTTTTTAGAGGCAGTAAGAGAGAAATGGGAAGAGACATACACGTATGTAGAAAAAGAATTAAAAGTATTTGAAAAAAAAGAACCTGAGGTGGATCCGAGAGTAACCACTTTGAAAGGTGAAGAAAATATACTAGCTTTCTGCAGAATATTAATTCGAAGAGCGAAAAAAAAGATTATTTTGTCAATTTGGGATACTATGTATGAAAAACTATTAGTAGACTTAAAAGAAAAAGAAAGAGAATGTAGTTTAAAGGGTATTGTCTGTGAAGTTGACGATCCGTTGCAAGGATTAGAAATTCATAGAAAAACAAGTTACGTTAATAATATTGGAAGTCATAAATGGTTTATCTTATCAATTGATGGAAAAGAAATGGTATATGGTCACTCGATAGAACAAAAAGGAAATGCTTTTTATACAGATGATCCTGTTCATATATATTTACTAGAAAATTATATATGGCATGATATATTAGTAAATCGTTTAGTAAGGGATAGCGATCAAAACATGGATTCTTGGATTGCTCCAGAACGAGAAAAGTTCTTTTTCATATAA
- the entFM gene encoding enterotoxin EntFM, whose product MKKVLAGLAAASVAGAVVPGMDAAHAQVSTDALKEIDGQTQKQTQTVDPKVTETQTVEKKSDIKYTVTADVLNVRTGPGTGNDIISKVQEGQVLQVTGEENGWFKVNVNGKTGYVSSDFVTTGEKTGTAVQQGTGNYTVNVSSLNVRTGPSASHTVVGTVGKGQTVQVVGEVQDWFKINHNGGTGYVSKDFVTKGGTTTNVSTETEKPNNNEMTIRKDGSYVVDTGALRVRTGPATYNAVIGGVVQGQTLQVIGGENGWYKINHQGRTGYVSADHVKFVKGGTANVTTPSRPATGGEQGNTQTEKPQTEKPTTPSANGSSIVSIAQSLNGSPYVYGGTTPSGFDCSGYVYYVLNKAGHSGGRQTVAGYWSSKTHTSNPQPGDLVYFKDTTGAGAGMTHMGIYLGNGQFISAETEKTGVRISSVNNSYWSKHLAGYTKA is encoded by the coding sequence ATGAAAAAAGTACTAGCAGGTTTAGCGGCAGCTTCTGTAGCCGGCGCAGTAGTTCCTGGAATGGATGCTGCTCACGCACAAGTTTCAACAGACGCGCTAAAAGAAATCGATGGACAAACACAAAAACAAACACAAACAGTTGATCCGAAAGTAACTGAAACACAAACAGTAGAGAAAAAATCTGACATTAAATACACAGTAACAGCTGATGTATTGAATGTACGTACAGGTCCTGGTACAGGAAATGATATTATTTCTAAAGTACAAGAAGGACAAGTTCTACAAGTAACTGGTGAAGAAAATGGTTGGTTTAAAGTAAATGTAAACGGTAAAACTGGCTATGTAAGCAGTGATTTTGTAACAACTGGTGAGAAAACAGGAACTGCTGTTCAACAAGGAACAGGTAACTATACGGTAAACGTTTCTTCACTTAATGTACGTACAGGTCCTAGTGCTTCTCATACAGTTGTAGGTACTGTAGGCAAAGGACAAACTGTACAAGTTGTCGGTGAAGTACAAGACTGGTTTAAAATTAACCACAACGGCGGAACTGGCTATGTAAGTAAAGACTTTGTAACAAAAGGCGGTACAACTACAAATGTAAGTACGGAAACAGAAAAGCCAAACAACAATGAAATGACAATCCGAAAAGACGGCTCATATGTTGTTGATACAGGAGCTTTACGTGTACGTACAGGCCCGGCTACATATAATGCTGTAATTGGTGGCGTAGTACAAGGCCAAACATTACAAGTTATTGGTGGAGAAAACGGTTGGTATAAAATTAACCACCAAGGAAGAACTGGCTATGTAAGTGCAGACCATGTTAAGTTTGTAAAAGGTGGTACAGCAAATGTAACTACGCCTTCTCGTCCAGCTACTGGCGGTGAGCAAGGAAATACACAAACAGAAAAACCACAAACAGAAAAACCGACAACACCATCTGCTAATGGCTCATCAATTGTGTCTATTGCACAATCGCTAAATGGTTCACCATATGTATATGGTGGTACAACACCATCTGGTTTTGACTGCAGTGGCTACGTTTACTACGTATTAAATAAAGCAGGTCATTCTGGTGGACGTCAAACTGTTGCTGGCTACTGGAGCAGCAAGACGCATACTAGTAATCCACAACCAGGTGATTTAGTATACTTTAAAGATACTACTGGTGCTGGTGCAGGTATGACTCATATGGGTATTTACTTAGGAAATGGTCAGTTCATCAGTGCAGAAACTGAAAAAACTGGTGTAAGAATTAGCTCAGTAAATAACTCTTACTGGAGTAAGCATCTAGCAGGTTACACAAAAGCATAA
- a CDS encoding alpha/beta fold hydrolase, with translation MQAKKNSEKKTIIFIHGLVGNRRAFKKEYKRFSPSYNIITYDLLGHGEDKGQAIDFSLDRLVQQLSDLYEKEGIQQAHICALSYGCYIATIFAHKYPEKVLSLCHIGGHYNNPSLLYNVFRKFWDNRENEYSTWLYQYASTIFPSGILKASPFAVISKNIYYRFGLQLHSSIIVESLKHRLEFDLKSRLRELSQPILWVMGEHDHLYKSCLFDLKSILPNVLYKEIPLAGHAANLFRPSYFHDLYSKFLLDA, from the coding sequence GTGCAAGCAAAAAAGAATTCTGAAAAAAAGACCATTATATTCATTCATGGATTAGTCGGAAATCGTCGTGCCTTCAAAAAAGAATATAAACGATTTTCTCCTTCTTACAATATTATAACGTATGATTTACTAGGTCATGGTGAAGACAAAGGGCAAGCAATAGACTTTTCTTTAGATCGATTAGTACAGCAATTATCAGACCTGTATGAGAAAGAAGGTATCCAGCAAGCTCATATTTGTGCCCTAAGCTATGGCTGTTACATTGCCACTATATTCGCTCACAAATATCCAGAGAAAGTATTAAGTCTTTGTCATATTGGAGGTCATTACAATAATCCCTCCCTTTTATATAACGTCTTTCGAAAGTTTTGGGACAACCGTGAAAATGAATATTCCACTTGGCTTTATCAATATGCGAGTACAATTTTCCCAAGTGGTATACTAAAAGCAAGTCCTTTTGCGGTTATTTCAAAAAACATTTATTATCGGTTTGGATTACAATTGCATTCATCGATTATTGTCGAATCGCTCAAACACCGTCTAGAATTCGATTTAAAATCTCGACTACGAGAACTATCACAACCTATTCTATGGGTAATGGGTGAACACGATCATCTCTATAAATCCTGTTTATTTGATTTAAAATCCATTCTTCCAAACGTTTTATATAAAGAAATTCCACTAGCCGGCCATGCCGCAAACTTATTCCGTCCTAGCTACTTCCATGATTTATATTCCAAATTTTTACTGGACGCATAA